A stretch of Pirellulales bacterium DNA encodes these proteins:
- the araD gene encoding L-ribulose-5-phosphate 4-epimerase AraD has translation MSKEFKKLRERVCRANLDLAGHGLVTLTWGNVSGLSDDGLYFAIKPSGVPYAEMEPEQMVVVAVSTGEIVDGELRPSSDTPTHRLLYEKFRGVGGIVHTHSRCATAFAQARREIPCLGTTHADHFHGPVPLTRPLSGKEVEDGYEAHTGDVIIERFADLDPLAMPAVLVAGHAPFAWGKSAASAVENAVALEAVAQMALDTLTIEPNVRSLEPYVLEKHYTRKHGAGAYYGQPAEKK, from the coding sequence ATGTCCAAAGAATTCAAGAAGCTCCGCGAGCGGGTCTGTCGGGCGAACCTCGATTTGGCGGGGCACGGGTTGGTGACTCTCACGTGGGGGAACGTCAGCGGCCTGAGCGACGACGGCCTGTACTTTGCGATCAAGCCCAGCGGCGTCCCCTACGCCGAGATGGAGCCTGAGCAGATGGTCGTCGTGGCCGTCTCCACCGGCGAGATCGTCGACGGCGAACTGCGTCCCTCGTCCGACACGCCGACCCATCGCCTGCTGTACGAGAAGTTCCGCGGCGTGGGGGGGATTGTCCACACCCACAGCCGGTGTGCGACTGCGTTCGCCCAGGCGCGGCGCGAGATCCCCTGCCTGGGGACGACTCACGCCGACCACTTCCACGGCCCCGTGCCGTTGACGCGGCCCCTGTCGGGCAAGGAGGTCGAGGACGGCTACGAGGCTCATACGGGGGACGTCATTATCGAACGGTTCGCCGATCTCGACCCGCTGGCGATGCCGGCCGTGCTGGTCGCCGGGCACGCCCCGTTCGCGTGGGGCAAGAGCGCCGCCTCGGCGGTCGAGAACGCCGTCGCCCTCGAGGCGGTCGCCCAGATGGCGCTCGACACGCTCACGATCGAACCCAACGTCCGCTCGCTGGAACCCTACGTGCTCGAAAAACACTACACGCGCAAACACGGCGCCGGCGCCTATTACGGTCAACCCGCGGAAAAGAAGTGA